Proteins from one Candidatus Hydrogenedentota bacterium genomic window:
- a CDS encoding O-antigen ligase family protein produces the protein MQNRHRLPSILRAGIAIYAAALILSVYPYSPLPAVDIKIFVTHVAAFVLAALCAAAEWRGEFPGARPRLLMGALAAFTAVNLAASLASPYPMNALAMTARFFSLSVLCYVTARTFTTARHAASLLVAVVIAAAIASAYGFVQRAGFDPLPWDTSLAASEQFRQLPSTFGNPNLAGHVLTLAIVCALFVASRRGDRWAIVLVPLFLAHLALTRHRASWLGLGACAVFALVAWRARSRCNNDAGRGIGVAVAAFTIAATAIAAIGVGALAARSGRGVPMDTSLLLRYNSFYGAARMIADRPLLGVGPDNYRILNVDYWTPYEQEHFARDRMLNEHPHNEFLMAAISAGIPGLLAYVFLLARAFVAALTLYFAARDESARQFGLACAVLLLVFAIDGALGFNLYAPVSGGILFLVLGLLDGVYSAHAANGKTAPRGLPWATTACAVIAFACAALGTATFASQLHLARGHSAMYWKAFPTAIEQYDRAASYAPSDWMPLYRAAKARAALGDLPGALGDLSASIARNPRYIPSLLDAAYIELGLANNEPLTASPDVLNAARAYAAEAQRLCPHVPEAQEILGRAALTEAERLRARATGLSAERERLLREAADRFTRAIAYGAPNVAELAAYQAQAEALLGAPLGPSG, from the coding sequence ATGCAGAATCGACACCGCTTACCGTCCATACTCCGCGCGGGCATTGCCATATACGCCGCCGCGTTGATCCTTTCGGTCTATCCGTATTCGCCGTTGCCGGCTGTGGATATCAAAATCTTCGTCACGCACGTTGCCGCATTTGTGCTCGCGGCGCTGTGCGCGGCCGCCGAATGGCGCGGCGAATTTCCGGGCGCCCGGCCGCGCCTATTGATGGGCGCACTCGCCGCATTCACGGCCGTCAATCTCGCGGCGTCGCTTGCGTCGCCGTATCCGATGAACGCTCTTGCGATGACGGCACGGTTCTTCTCGCTCTCGGTGCTGTGCTACGTGACCGCACGTACGTTCACCACAGCCCGGCACGCGGCGTCGCTGCTGGTTGCAGTCGTAATCGCCGCGGCCATTGCGTCGGCGTACGGATTCGTGCAGCGCGCGGGTTTCGATCCGTTGCCGTGGGACACGTCGCTCGCGGCAAGCGAACAATTTCGCCAGTTGCCGAGTACGTTCGGCAACCCGAATCTCGCCGGTCACGTGCTTACGCTTGCGATAGTCTGCGCGCTGTTCGTGGCGTCGCGGCGGGGCGACCGTTGGGCGATTGTACTCGTGCCGCTGTTTCTCGCGCACCTCGCGCTCACGAGGCACCGCGCAAGCTGGCTCGGGCTGGGTGCGTGCGCCGTCTTCGCGCTCGTCGCATGGCGCGCCCGCTCGAGGTGCAACAACGACGCAGGCCGCGGCATCGGAGTTGCCGTGGCCGCGTTCACGATCGCCGCGACTGCAATTGCCGCGATTGGTGTTGGCGCGCTTGCGGCGCGCAGTGGACGCGGCGTGCCGATGGACACTTCGTTGCTGCTCCGGTACAACTCGTTCTATGGCGCGGCGCGCATGATCGCCGATCGTCCCCTGCTCGGCGTCGGCCCGGACAACTACCGCATTCTCAACGTCGATTACTGGACGCCGTACGAGCAGGAACACTTCGCGCGCGACCGGATGCTGAACGAGCACCCGCATAACGAATTTCTGATGGCGGCAATATCGGCCGGCATTCCGGGATTGCTCGCGTACGTGTTCCTGCTTGCGCGCGCGTTTGTCGCCGCGCTCACACTGTACTTCGCCGCCCGCGACGAGTCGGCCCGGCAATTCGGTCTTGCCTGCGCGGTCTTGCTCCTTGTGTTCGCCATTGACGGGGCGCTGGGATTTAATCTGTACGCGCCGGTATCGGGCGGCATTCTGTTTCTCGTGCTGGGTCTCCTGGATGGCGTCTATTCCGCACACGCCGCGAACGGCAAAACCGCGCCGCGCGGTTTGCCGTGGGCAACGACCGCCTGCGCGGTCATCGCGTTCGCGTGCGCCGCGCTGGGTACGGCGACATTCGCGAGCCAACTCCATCTCGCGCGCGGGCACAGCGCCATGTATTGGAAAGCGTTCCCGACGGCGATCGAACAATACGACCGCGCCGCGTCGTACGCGCCGTCGGACTGGATGCCCTTGTACCGCGCGGCAAAAGCGCGCGCCGCGTTGGGCGATTTGCCCGGCGCACTCGGCGACCTCTCGGCAAGTATTGCCCGGAACCCGCGGTATATCCCGTCGCTGCTCGACGCCGCCTATATCGAGCTTGGCCTCGCCAACAACGAACCGCTCACGGCGTCGCCGGACGTGCTGAACGCAGCGCGCGCATACGCCGCGGAGGCGCAACGGCTCTGCCCGCACGTGCCCGAGGCGCAGGAAATCCTCGGCAGGGCCGCGCTGACCGAAGCGGAACGTCTGCGCGCGCGGGCGACCGGCCTGTCGGCCGAACGCGAGCGACTCCTGCGGGAAGCGGCGGACCGGTTCACGCGCGCGATCGCGTATGGCGCGCCAAACGTGGCCGAACTCGCCGCGTATCAAGCCCAAGCCGAGGCGCTGCTCGGCGCGCCGCTCGGACCTTCGGGCTAG
- a CDS encoding PQQ-dependent sugar dehydrogenase, which produces MYSQQTNSNYLLAYLLSFGILVAAANGGTPIATELVAGGLSEPVALTVPRKDEHRLFVVERKPGRIRIIKDGTLRAKPFLDLTAKVNSSNAEQGLLGLAFHPKYKKNGYFYVNYTNLDGDTVIERYRVSKRRNFADPDSGREILLVDQPRDYHNGGTIAFGPNDRYLYVFMGDGGVTFGDNLDMMDPLGKILRLDVDSAFPYTAPPDNPFVDDPDFNPVVWAHGVRNPWGAAFDPLTGDLWFGDVGEIGREELDFQLAISAGGQNYGWPTAEGFACKGGDGTCGTNPGLTPPIHDYNRDVGRCIVGGRVYRGSAIPELQGTYFFADFYLPIWSMRYDGATISEFTDRTAELDPPGAATFSRITAFGQDNDGEIYLLDYHSGSVYKIVPGAKKDVALARAPQPGTLHRNTAAAVAVAVAVAFLGSFVTKGIRKHPKRRLPAGALHIGFMRRP; this is translated from the coding sequence ATGTACTCGCAGCAAACCAATTCGAATTATCTCCTCGCTTATCTCCTGAGCTTCGGCATTCTGGTAGCGGCCGCCAATGGCGGGACACCTATCGCCACGGAGCTCGTGGCCGGCGGACTCTCCGAACCGGTCGCGTTAACCGTGCCGAGAAAGGACGAGCATCGGCTCTTCGTCGTCGAGCGCAAGCCCGGGCGCATTCGCATAATCAAGGACGGCACGTTGCGCGCGAAGCCGTTTCTTGACCTCACCGCGAAGGTGAACAGTTCGAACGCCGAGCAGGGGTTGCTCGGCCTCGCGTTCCACCCGAAGTACAAGAAGAACGGCTATTTCTACGTGAACTACACCAACCTGGACGGGGACACCGTTATCGAGCGGTACCGGGTGTCGAAACGGCGTAACTTCGCCGACCCCGACAGCGGCAGGGAAATACTACTTGTCGATCAGCCGCGCGACTACCACAACGGCGGCACCATTGCATTCGGGCCGAACGACAGATATCTGTACGTCTTCATGGGCGATGGCGGCGTCACCTTTGGCGACAATCTGGACATGATGGACCCGCTGGGAAAGATTTTGCGGCTGGACGTCGACAGCGCCTTTCCGTACACGGCGCCGCCGGACAACCCGTTCGTCGATGACCCCGATTTCAATCCGGTTGTGTGGGCGCATGGCGTGCGCAATCCGTGGGGGGCGGCGTTCGATCCGCTCACGGGCGATCTCTGGTTCGGCGACGTGGGCGAAATCGGTCGCGAAGAACTCGACTTCCAACTGGCAATCAGCGCCGGCGGACAGAACTATGGCTGGCCGACGGCGGAGGGGTTCGCGTGCAAGGGCGGCGACGGGACCTGCGGCACTAACCCGGGCCTGACGCCGCCGATTCACGACTACAACCGCGATGTGGGCCGCTGCATCGTCGGCGGGCGCGTATACCGCGGATCGGCGATACCCGAGTTGCAGGGCACGTATTTTTTCGCCGACTTCTATCTTCCGATCTGGTCGATGCGCTACGACGGCGCAACAATCTCCGAATTCACGGACCGCACCGCGGAACTCGATCCGCCGGGAGCCGCAACGTTCAGCCGAATCACCGCGTTCGGCCAGGACAACGATGGCGAAATCTATCTGCTCGATTACCACAGTGGCTCGGTTTACAAAATCGTGCCGGGCGCAAAGAAGGATGTGGCCCTTGCGCGCGCGCCGCAACCGGGTACGTTGCACCGTAACACGGCTGCAGCAGTCGCCGTGGCGGTCGCGGTCGCATTCCTGGGATCATTCGTGACGAAGGGAATCCGAAAACATCCAAAGCGCCGTCTACCCGCCGGCGCA
- a CDS encoding sugar transferase: protein MDGRPNMGEQPLGTSIPGTTAAKITASAGELNVPAGWHVQTRRRRGYLLLAQRVGGCLVAAGAVLAAFLMEHGWPDALQVGRSGPAAMLDLLVETLLSPEFRPYLTLLLIAPLLQLVTAQWLRLYAVSRTHIVPFGAMGRIVRCAALITAALYVLGLAYRPEGANSEASFTNLYFIYLAMALFFGMLLVRSALLIGVVALQLFDIGRTRVAILGQDKSAKELVSLFSKPSSEYKLSGIIACGDENAPEVAGAKSLGTVAELDRIINESDLDELIIAADLGSLSVEQRQNVAQTCWQMAVDLRMVAPFYPSFHTEARTEYVGSVCLLNVARTGLYAQWPQTIKRAMDIAVSLAALVALSPLMLITAIAVKLDSPGPIIFRQKRVGLNGRVFNFLKFRSMRHNNDPTIHKQYIESLIKSKQAAAVDKDGKPIYKIADDPRVTRFGRFIRKFSIDELPQLFNVLRGEMSLVGPRPPVPYEVEQYEDWHYKRLLIRPGITGMWQVGGRSRLSYDEMIRLDVQYIENWSLWLDIQILFKTVPVVLRIGDSY, encoded by the coding sequence ATGGATGGCCGACCGAACATGGGCGAACAGCCGCTGGGGACATCGATTCCGGGAACGACCGCCGCCAAGATTACGGCATCGGCGGGCGAACTCAATGTGCCTGCGGGCTGGCACGTCCAAACCCGCCGTCGCCGCGGTTATCTTCTTTTGGCACAACGGGTTGGGGGCTGTCTGGTCGCTGCGGGCGCTGTGCTCGCGGCGTTTCTGATGGAGCATGGATGGCCCGACGCGCTGCAAGTGGGCCGCAGTGGTCCGGCAGCCATGCTTGACCTGCTGGTAGAGACCCTGCTCTCGCCCGAGTTTCGTCCGTATCTCACCCTGCTGTTGATTGCGCCCCTGCTGCAATTGGTCACAGCGCAATGGCTCCGCCTCTACGCCGTTTCGCGCACCCATATCGTGCCCTTCGGCGCGATGGGTCGAATTGTGCGGTGTGCCGCGCTCATTACCGCGGCGTTGTATGTCCTCGGCTTGGCGTACAGGCCCGAAGGCGCCAATAGCGAAGCGTCCTTCACGAACTTGTATTTCATCTATCTCGCGATGGCGCTGTTTTTTGGGATGCTTCTCGTGCGTTCGGCGCTGCTAATTGGCGTCGTCGCGTTGCAGCTCTTCGACATCGGCCGAACGCGCGTCGCGATCCTCGGCCAAGACAAGAGCGCGAAAGAGCTTGTCTCGCTTTTCTCGAAACCGTCGTCGGAATACAAACTGTCGGGCATCATTGCATGCGGCGACGAGAACGCACCTGAAGTCGCAGGCGCCAAGTCCCTGGGAACGGTCGCCGAACTGGATCGCATTATCAACGAAAGCGATCTGGATGAACTGATCATCGCCGCCGATCTCGGTTCGTTGAGCGTCGAGCAGCGGCAGAACGTCGCGCAGACGTGCTGGCAGATGGCGGTCGATCTGCGAATGGTCGCTCCGTTTTATCCGTCGTTCCACACCGAAGCGCGCACCGAATACGTCGGGAGCGTGTGCCTCCTGAACGTCGCGCGGACCGGTCTGTACGCGCAATGGCCGCAGACGATCAAGCGCGCGATGGATATTGCCGTATCGCTCGCGGCCCTTGTCGCGCTGTCGCCACTCATGCTTATCACAGCGATCGCCGTGAAGCTCGATTCACCCGGACCGATCATATTCCGGCAAAAGCGCGTCGGCCTGAACGGGCGCGTTTTCAATTTTCTAAAGTTTCGCTCGATGCGGCACAACAACGACCCCACGATTCACAAGCAGTACATCGAATCGCTCATCAAATCGAAACAGGCCGCAGCCGTGGACAAGGACGGCAAGCCCATTTACAAGATCGCGGACGACCCGCGCGTCACGCGGTTTGGAAGGTTCATCCGGAAATTCAGCATTGACGAGTTGCCGCAATTATTCAATGTGCTGCGCGGCGAAATGAGTCTTGTCGGCCCGCGCCCGCCGGTGCCTTACGAAGTCGAGCAATACGAAGACTGGCATTACAAGCGCCTGCTGATCCGTCCCGGCATCACCGGCATGTGGCAGGTCGGCGGACGCAGCCGGCTCAGTTACGACGAGATGATCCGGCTCGACGTGCAGTACATCGAAAACTGGTCGCTCTGGCTCGACATTCAAATTCTGTTCAAAACCGTGCCCGTCGTGCTGCGCATCGGCGATTCGTACTGA
- a CDS encoding sulfatase-like hydrolase/transferase, with protein sequence MKTVALRLVRAATFVWLGVAATAAPAKPGKVIWICIDALRAENLHFMGYERETSPYLDELASKSVVFRTALSPSNATIRSVPAYMTGMFPSELFHDPMKDHWLSSKFKMLAEGFKEIGYATYWITTNGNASRYGNQDQGIDHYFEVNSRTMVTATIDEVITTLEAVEQKPASPSFVYVHLNDVHDPYRPPIPFGRMFEKGKSYSGKNVREGFLLDDDGQRIFSNLPGNMQTGTITQEDIDFMVDLYDGCIRYVDNRLPRLLEALNYDDAKDMLIVSADHGDQFFEDGFCGHGRTLRSQDFHVPLIVRYSGFPAHWYNEPVSLLDIYPTLVGLCGIEAPQGLRGTSLMPALLGEKDSGVTPGAIGDPVDWAGRGVVLASGNYWYALNTEAFMLRPWVSTPYIEWLFDLSADPKCRTNVATERVGDLMQCNAHMRQLFERMQPFTSEIVQPRDGDDTYGPNLLEEVPENRTAFEHFGRPLAPVVETNVVSLQVERAKMALIAKTDPNYKMHLFEMAAGLDGAHLKIEFQRADSGLTTWTREFRKPRKITDVPLQLAVSTSAPETRIVVTVIGEGKAKIGWPSFRELVYDTIYPYKWPIQIAPPEAEGPTEGLDAAEQERLKALGYL encoded by the coding sequence ATGAAAACAGTTGCATTACGTCTTGTGCGCGCCGCCACGTTTGTGTGGTTGGGCGTTGCCGCGACCGCGGCCCCGGCGAAACCGGGTAAAGTGATTTGGATTTGCATCGACGCGCTCCGCGCCGAGAACCTTCATTTCATGGGATATGAACGCGAGACATCGCCGTATCTCGACGAACTTGCGTCGAAGTCAGTCGTGTTTCGCACGGCCTTGTCACCTTCGAACGCGACGATTCGCAGCGTCCCCGCGTATATGACGGGCATGTTCCCGTCGGAGTTGTTTCACGATCCAATGAAGGACCATTGGCTCTCGAGCAAGTTCAAAATGCTCGCGGAAGGGTTCAAGGAAATCGGGTATGCGACGTATTGGATCACGACAAACGGCAACGCGTCTCGATACGGCAATCAGGACCAAGGGATTGACCACTATTTTGAAGTCAACTCGAGGACCATGGTCACCGCAACGATCGACGAAGTGATCACCACCCTCGAGGCCGTCGAGCAGAAGCCGGCGTCGCCGTCGTTTGTCTACGTGCACTTGAACGACGTGCACGACCCCTATCGACCGCCCATCCCGTTCGGGAGAATGTTCGAGAAGGGAAAATCCTACTCCGGCAAGAATGTTCGCGAGGGGTTCCTGCTGGACGATGACGGCCAGCGCATATTCTCGAACCTTCCCGGAAACATGCAGACCGGGACGATTACGCAAGAAGATATCGATTTCATGGTCGATCTGTACGACGGCTGCATCCGTTACGTCGACAATCGTCTTCCGCGATTGCTCGAAGCGCTGAACTACGACGACGCGAAGGACATGCTAATCGTCAGCGCGGACCACGGCGACCAGTTCTTCGAAGACGGTTTCTGCGGCCACGGCCGGACACTCCGGTCACAGGATTTCCACGTGCCGTTGATCGTCCGCTATTCCGGCTTTCCGGCGCACTGGTACAACGAACCGGTCAGCTTGCTCGACATTTACCCGACACTTGTCGGACTGTGCGGAATCGAAGCGCCGCAGGGCCTGCGCGGCACAAGCCTGATGCCCGCATTGCTTGGCGAAAAAGATTCCGGCGTGACGCCCGGCGCGATCGGCGACCCGGTGGACTGGGCGGGCAGAGGCGTCGTTCTCGCATCGGGCAACTACTGGTACGCGCTGAACACTGAGGCGTTCATGCTGCGCCCCTGGGTATCGACCCCGTATATCGAGTGGCTCTTCGATCTGTCCGCCGATCCGAAGTGCCGCACGAACGTCGCGACCGAGCGCGTTGGTGACTTGATGCAGTGCAACGCACACATGCGGCAACTCTTCGAACGCATGCAACCGTTCACAAGCGAGATTGTGCAGCCTCGCGACGGCGACGACACCTACGGTCCGAACCTGTTGGAAGAGGTTCCCGAAAACCGAACGGCGTTCGAGCATTTCGGCCGTCCGCTTGCACCGGTGGTCGAGACGAACGTGGTCTCGCTGCAGGTCGAGCGGGCGAAAATGGCGCTCATCGCAAAGACGGACCCCAATTATAAGATGCACTTGTTCGAGATGGCGGCAGGATTGGATGGCGCCCACCTTAAGATAGAATTTCAGCGCGCGGATTCCGGGCTGACAACCTGGACGCGCGAATTCCGGAAACCACGCAAGATCACGGACGTTCCCCTGCAACTCGCCGTGAGCACATCGGCGCCGGAAACGCGCATCGTCGTCACGGTCATCGGCGAAGGCAAAGCGAAGATCGGATGGCCGTCGTTTCGCGAATTGGTCTACGACACGATTTATCCGTACAAATGGCCTATCCAGATTGCGCCGCCGGAGGCCGAAGGCCCCACCGAAGGGCTCGATGCCGCGGAACAGGAACGTCTGAAAGCCTTGGGCTACCTGTAA